One Microplitis mediator isolate UGA2020A chromosome 3, iyMicMedi2.1, whole genome shotgun sequence DNA segment encodes these proteins:
- the LOC130664447 gene encoding leucine-rich repeat-containing protein 4B-like isoform X2, which yields MRNKTIFSPDTNTCRESSKRTSKSCRWSSWSSSSWKLILLINVSLLATANSAFCPSGCTCDDEALVVSCVGVSLDVIPIALNPSTQRLVLKESRIRMVDAAAFQFYGDLKNVDLSSNHLFTIPNGSFAAQKNLVELHLKHNKISALTEKTFQGLVSLTVLNLRDNYLETLTNGLFTSLTKLEELDLGQNRISKVEPGAFQKLGALRVLYLDDNQLKSIPSPALAPLNALAELHIGLNGFSTLPDDAFKGLERLAVLDVMDAGLDNISEGAFRGLLSLRTLKLGGNKLREVPTKQLSILNRLEELILGQNSFTMLRSGAFASLSNLKKLDISGAKLLTTVERGAFADNGNLETLILKSNRRLTTMEDGALAGLPNLRHLMLRDNAFTSFPESLVAWGELRRLDLSENPVVCDCNLLWLAEVLVARNSSPVICAEPNESRGKPLKGMEPDELGCAFSDPRKQALIATVCAAGLALFAGMAFFLYYRCRKRVRDALKDYKWKNRAISRKEHEYQKTFSDEEYIVRTHGGHHHRQHPHQQQFQHQQFQHAQQQLQHPHQITPGIKPIPVTEL from the coding sequence ACGTCAAAGAGCTGTAGGTGGAGCAGCTGGAGTAGCAGTAGCTGGAAGCTGATACTGTTGATCAACGTGAGTCTTTTAGCAACAGCAAACTCAGCATTCTGTCCCAGTGGATGTACCTGCGATGACGAGGCACTGGTTGTCTCATGTGTAGGTGTTAGTCTCGACGTTATCCCCATCGCACTTAATCCGTCGACACAGAGGCTAGTATTGAAAGAAAGTCGCATTCGTATGGTTGACGCAGCTGCATTTCAATTTTACGGTGATCTAAAAAATGTCGATCTGTCTAGCAACCATTTGTTCACTATTCCGAACGGTAGTTTCGCAGCTCAGAAAAATCTCGTTGAATTGCATTTGAAGCACAACAAAATATCAGCGTTGACGGAGAAAACCTTCCAAGGTTTGGTGTCACTGACGGTACTTAATTTACGTGATAATTATTTGGAGACGCTGACCAACGGATTGTTTACGTCGCTGACGAAACTTGAGGAGCTGGATCTGGGGCAGAATAGAATTTCGAAAGTTGAACCGGGTGCATTTCAAAAGTTAGGGGCCCTTAGAGTTCTGTATCTAGATGACAACCAATTGAAGTCAATTCCTTCACCGGCACTGGCACCACTCAATGCCCTCGCTGAGCTGCACATTGGGTTAAATGGGTTCTCAACACTTCCAGACGACGCGTTCAAAGGCCTAGAACGTCTTGCAGTATTGGATGTCATGGATGCGGGGCTGGATAATATAAGCGAGGGCGCATTTCGTGGACTTCTTTCTTTGCGTACCCTTAAACTCGGTGGCAACAAATTACGTGAAGTGCCGACAAAACAGCTGTCTATACTAAATCGCCTTGAGGAATTGATCCTGGGACAAAATTCCTTTACGATGTTACGCTCGGGTGCATTCGCAAGCCTGTCAAATCTTAAAAAACTGGATATCTCTGGGGCTAAATTACTGACAACAGTTGAACGCGGTGCGTTTGCCGATAATGGAAATCTCGAAACGTTAATCCTGAAAAGTAATCGCAGACTAACGACTATGGAAGACGGTGCACTGGCCGGTTTACCGAATCTACGTCACTTAATGCTACGGGATAACGCTTTTACGAGTTTCCCCGAATCTTTAGTAGCGTGGGGTGAATTACGTCGACTGGATTTGAGTGAAAATCCCGTCGTTTGTGACTGTAATCTTCTATGGTTGGCTGAAGTTTTAGTGGCAAGAAATTCAAGTCCTGTGATTTGCGCAGAACCGAATGAATCCCGTGGTAAACCACTCAAGGGTATGGAACCTGACGAATTGGGATGTGCCTTCTCAGATCCACGCAAGCAAGCACTTATAGCTACTGTGTGTGCCGCTGGTTTGGCTTTATTTGCCGGAATGGCTTTCTTCCTTTACTACCGCTGTCGTAAACGTGTACGCGATGCACTGAAAGATTACAAATGGAAGAACCGCGCAATATCTCGCAAGGAACACGAGTACCAGAAAACATTTTCCGACGAGGAATACATCGTCCGCACACACGGTggtcatcatcatcgtcagcATCCCCACCAGCAGCAGTTCCAACATCAACAATTCCAACACGCCCAGCAGCAACTGCAGCATCCCCATCAAATCACCCCTGGCATAAAACCGATTCCCGTGACAGAACTGTAG
- the LOC130664447 gene encoding leucine-rich repeat-containing protein 4B-like isoform X1, with the protein MEDTEIRLTMDTSQDIHGVCRTEDDSKSNKTMRNKTIFSPDTNTCRESSKRTSKSCRWSSWSSSSWKLILLINVSLLATANSAFCPSGCTCDDEALVVSCVGVSLDVIPIALNPSTQRLVLKESRIRMVDAAAFQFYGDLKNVDLSSNHLFTIPNGSFAAQKNLVELHLKHNKISALTEKTFQGLVSLTVLNLRDNYLETLTNGLFTSLTKLEELDLGQNRISKVEPGAFQKLGALRVLYLDDNQLKSIPSPALAPLNALAELHIGLNGFSTLPDDAFKGLERLAVLDVMDAGLDNISEGAFRGLLSLRTLKLGGNKLREVPTKQLSILNRLEELILGQNSFTMLRSGAFASLSNLKKLDISGAKLLTTVERGAFADNGNLETLILKSNRRLTTMEDGALAGLPNLRHLMLRDNAFTSFPESLVAWGELRRLDLSENPVVCDCNLLWLAEVLVARNSSPVICAEPNESRGKPLKGMEPDELGCAFSDPRKQALIATVCAAGLALFAGMAFFLYYRCRKRVRDALKDYKWKNRAISRKEHEYQKTFSDEEYIVRTHGGHHHRQHPHQQQFQHQQFQHAQQQLQHPHQITPGIKPIPVTEL; encoded by the coding sequence ACGTCAAAGAGCTGTAGGTGGAGCAGCTGGAGTAGCAGTAGCTGGAAGCTGATACTGTTGATCAACGTGAGTCTTTTAGCAACAGCAAACTCAGCATTCTGTCCCAGTGGATGTACCTGCGATGACGAGGCACTGGTTGTCTCATGTGTAGGTGTTAGTCTCGACGTTATCCCCATCGCACTTAATCCGTCGACACAGAGGCTAGTATTGAAAGAAAGTCGCATTCGTATGGTTGACGCAGCTGCATTTCAATTTTACGGTGATCTAAAAAATGTCGATCTGTCTAGCAACCATTTGTTCACTATTCCGAACGGTAGTTTCGCAGCTCAGAAAAATCTCGTTGAATTGCATTTGAAGCACAACAAAATATCAGCGTTGACGGAGAAAACCTTCCAAGGTTTGGTGTCACTGACGGTACTTAATTTACGTGATAATTATTTGGAGACGCTGACCAACGGATTGTTTACGTCGCTGACGAAACTTGAGGAGCTGGATCTGGGGCAGAATAGAATTTCGAAAGTTGAACCGGGTGCATTTCAAAAGTTAGGGGCCCTTAGAGTTCTGTATCTAGATGACAACCAATTGAAGTCAATTCCTTCACCGGCACTGGCACCACTCAATGCCCTCGCTGAGCTGCACATTGGGTTAAATGGGTTCTCAACACTTCCAGACGACGCGTTCAAAGGCCTAGAACGTCTTGCAGTATTGGATGTCATGGATGCGGGGCTGGATAATATAAGCGAGGGCGCATTTCGTGGACTTCTTTCTTTGCGTACCCTTAAACTCGGTGGCAACAAATTACGTGAAGTGCCGACAAAACAGCTGTCTATACTAAATCGCCTTGAGGAATTGATCCTGGGACAAAATTCCTTTACGATGTTACGCTCGGGTGCATTCGCAAGCCTGTCAAATCTTAAAAAACTGGATATCTCTGGGGCTAAATTACTGACAACAGTTGAACGCGGTGCGTTTGCCGATAATGGAAATCTCGAAACGTTAATCCTGAAAAGTAATCGCAGACTAACGACTATGGAAGACGGTGCACTGGCCGGTTTACCGAATCTACGTCACTTAATGCTACGGGATAACGCTTTTACGAGTTTCCCCGAATCTTTAGTAGCGTGGGGTGAATTACGTCGACTGGATTTGAGTGAAAATCCCGTCGTTTGTGACTGTAATCTTCTATGGTTGGCTGAAGTTTTAGTGGCAAGAAATTCAAGTCCTGTGATTTGCGCAGAACCGAATGAATCCCGTGGTAAACCACTCAAGGGTATGGAACCTGACGAATTGGGATGTGCCTTCTCAGATCCACGCAAGCAAGCACTTATAGCTACTGTGTGTGCCGCTGGTTTGGCTTTATTTGCCGGAATGGCTTTCTTCCTTTACTACCGCTGTCGTAAACGTGTACGCGATGCACTGAAAGATTACAAATGGAAGAACCGCGCAATATCTCGCAAGGAACACGAGTACCAGAAAACATTTTCCGACGAGGAATACATCGTCCGCACACACGGTggtcatcatcatcgtcagcATCCCCACCAGCAGCAGTTCCAACATCAACAATTCCAACACGCCCAGCAGCAACTGCAGCATCCCCATCAAATCACCCCTGGCATAAAACCGATTCCCGTGACAGAACTGTAG
- the LOC130664448 gene encoding GATA zinc finger domain-containing protein 14-like, translating to MRRPGTLPVHSAINQRTNNSNTISNNNNNHNHNHNPSAVSTNNIFSPTSGQIDNNAITSNGSTRHMSHSLRRNPPALPARADSCRIVNDDHHSSQKHSPPCPQSSYPTLPINGHVSSYYYRERDSTGTSSSIGTTTRERTSIRDRELPPVPHRNEPMELEIHDQLAGNAGYRE from the coding sequence ATGCGTCGTCCAGGCACGCTGCCCGTGCATTCGGCAATAAACCAACGCACCAATAACTCAAATACTATTTcaaacaacaataacaaccaCAATCACAATCACAATCCCTCGGCAGTATCaacaaataacatattttcACCAACATCCGGTCAAATTGATAACAACGCCATAACAAGCAATGGATCAACACGACATATGAGTCATTCGTTGCGACGCAACCCGCCGGCATTGCCGGCACGTGCAGATTCATGCCGTATTGTCAATGACGATCATCATTCATCTCAAAAACATTCGCCCCCGTGTCCTCAGTCATCGTACCCTACCTTACCGATAAACGGACACGTCTCATCGTACTACTACCGCGAGCGTGACAGCACCGGTACCAGTTCCAGTATTGGAACCACAACCAGGGAACGCACCAGTATACGTGACCGCGAGCTCCCCCCAGTTCCTCACAGAAACGAGCCAATGGAACTCGAGATCCACGATCAGTTGGCCGGCAATGCCGGATACAGAGAATAG